agCATAAATGTTGTGGCAATCCTAAATGTTAGCTGATCAGTCAGCGAAAACACGGAATGAGCTGTCAACAAGCTATTCTTAAATCTACTAGCTTACGCAAGAGACCTACacacaatatatttttcttctcAATAATTCTAAAGTTCAATGCTATTCGAAATTCGGTCGAAATTCAaagatacttttatttaagaatactatctttatttataaatgcttactaaaaataatcattttgggaatctttaatttatttacaattcatTAAGCACATGGCTGtcggttagaaaaaaaaactagaaaattaaaaaataaatatattttatcatttcaTTAATTCCAATTCCACTAATGAAATATACTTCGCTACTATTGAtgtattcaaattatttaacataactttagttacgtaaaaaaaacagtattacaATCGATCGAATCTCCAATTCGATTTGAATCGAATTCATCATGTCTATATTAACTTTCACTTCGTAGTAGTTTGGACACAGTCTCCTTCGTAAAAATGCAATCCTATCAAAACATTCGACTTTACACAGCCACTATTAAATTAAAGACATCTgtataattaatacgtgaagcaaaaactttatacccctttttacgaaaattgcgcggacggaggagtatgaaatttcccacacttatagagaaggagtgtagaatgttattttctttttaaatatatgcataagaaatacattaaatcaatattatcatattattatcattaacaaATATTACacgcactaccatgtatttgacacaacacagataaatatactctttgtttattgtcaaacttttgttacctattgtttaaagtctgtcgtaaaattgagaatagattaagaattatttgtctttaatattatttgcctaTCTGTagtggcgaaatctgtgattaaagaatatagtctttgacaatagaaccattatataatttaatatacatttataatttcatttaattatagtcgaatttcgactactgtggggcCACAAGTTATAATTAATCTATCCCATATCCTTCAGTTGACACATAGAAGACTCCGGTAGCGTTGCCGGGGTTGTGATACCCGGCTATTGTTACTTCATGGGCCGCGCATTTGCcatgtttgaagtcgtcgtattTGTCACACGCCCAAGCCAGATACCAAGTCGGATGGTGGACGCTCAACATATAATACTTCACGCATTCTTTGTGACTGCATTTCGCGGCATCCGAATCACCTTTCGCCGGTATCAAACCCTCGTGACATGGAGGCTGTTTCTTTCCTTTCTTGTTCATGAAGAAGTCTATGTCGGCCAGAACGGCTGTGGTCCCCAGTTCCCCGGCATTACAATGGTAAACCTCAACGTATTCAGCAACACCGGAACGTATTTGCTCCTGAATCAAACTATTCGAGAAGCAAGGACCGGCCGGATCTATACCGGTGGCTCTCCAAACTTTTTCGTTGGTCAATTCGGTATACGTCGTACCAACGTGGCCCAACATCTGAGCTCCCAAGCTGTGTCCAATACAATGTATATTTTTCGACGGATACCCTTTGTTGTGTAGATCGGCCAACACTTTGCCCAACGCTTTACCAATGTAATAGACGAAACTGACCGATCTTTCGTAGCTCTCGAATCTTCCACCTCTGTCCGAAGTGTAACTGGAATgatctattattattagataCGTGTTTTGAACGTCCTTGAACGTCTGTCTGACTAGTTCTGGATTGTTCTTGTCAATCTGACTCTTATATCCCGGTACATAGAAGATGAGTTTCCTCGTCACATCCAAGTTATAGGTGGAAGTGATACCCTCGACAGCGACATCTATCGGGTATGAGGTGTTGAAATTGTTCTGGAAGTCGTAGAAGTAAACTTGAACCTCGCTTACGCCTAAATTTAGGGTCTTGTTGTGGTTACCTGGAATAGATATAAACCAGGCGTATGAGCAGGTTTTTTAAAGACGTGGTAAGACGCTAAATGCATATGCGTGTGTGTTCCGAACATGCCAGTGTCTAAATCatcagtttttttaattaaatacgcaTGTCTAAAACGtgtccacgatgaaggaatgacatcgtgtaacataaataaaaaccttcGAAATTTCTATATTTGATACTACCGATAGCAAACTAGGAGATACTATGACCGTGCAttggtaaatattattatactttttccAATTTCTACACATCATCCACGATGATTTAAGCGTCCACATATGTGTATCACTGATTAGTAATGAAGAATTACACATCCTGCACACGGCACACTATAATAGCAATCATGAAAGCAGAAAAACAGGAAAATCacgaatatatgtataataataataaatatttattccaagcgttaattacaaaaattaaaagaaaaaataacgaggcttgaaaaaggttaccggctcagcaatgcctaacagtgGCGACTCAatcagtactttttttttttcttcctaagttgatggtcttgagagaccatttcagcgtaaccttaacaagtaggtgagctgcaagggcagtgcttcgcagaatctaccaccggatcgaaaacgccacccactgagaagatccggtgagaaactaagtgggctgtgtctatgggtttatttactcgtcgagcccttcgtcgcaagcgatggtttcggcgaggacggtgatcgaaGTCGGTACTACGGAGTGACGCGCACAtcagcatcagaccgaccaatcATTATCTGAGTTtagttccatttttttttttaatttaaacatattaagTATACTTTGATAAGAAACAAATTTTTGACGAAAACCAGTAGGTACCTacgcaatataataaaaaaaacaagtaaaaaaatgttactattgttattgttaaatattaatgtgtatgtatatgaaaGGCGTTTTAATGAACGCGGCAATTTGAATAAAATGACTTTTAACGATCTAGTCCATCAAAGGCATAACGCTCAATGTGAAAAACCTAATATCAAAAACTACGTAATATGGTATTTACGTTATTAGCGTTGTAGATGGTCGCGGTCGAGTGGGAAGCGGAAATACcatattcactaaaatttagaAGGAAAATAAGAAGGAAATTCGCCATCACCTGTCTACCACAGAGTCATGCTGTAACAGAAGGTACACGGCACATGACTAACGAGACCTTGATTCGCTTCATTGACATTTATTAGTAACGCTACTGTGTCTCGAACAATAATGGTTACGTAACGACGTATATACTAGTGTAGCCATACAAGAATGAACTTTAGCTGTTAACATAATCTATGCAAACTTCGATTAGATTAGCATGTCTTACCGTCCAACAAGCAGGCCGGTTACCACTAAGACCATTGTTCTAGTGGTAGCCAGCCCGCTGGAGAACAATGATTCTAGTGGTAACCACCAAAAGGTAAGAAGTTCTTAAGCTAAGGTAAACTTTAGAACTAACTAACTTATAAAGTGGGCAGTTGACATAATAAGTTTGAGAGCCCCTGCCGTAGAACGTGGATATAAGCAATGCAATTAGCTAACCTTGTAGCTATTCTAGCCCTCGGTTGTAGAAATACATAATATGCCAGGTAAGGATGATTCGTTCTTAGTGACGTGTAGTGATACTGATGAAGAGAAAACAAATCATCTAAAtgcaaataaaaccaaaatcaTAGATGGAGATCCTTCCAAGCAATCTGAGAACTAGGATTGTGTATCGACAATTCAAATTACTGTTTTCATGAGTAATGATGAGCTCAAATGTAAGTAGCGATTTTTgcgatttattttacattatactTCAATAAATGCTGTAAATTCAAGGGTAGTGTGAGATCGTGAAAGCATCTATTatcatacattatatatatatatatatatatacttttttttttttttttattgcttagatcggtggacgagctcacagcccaccacccttcaaaccgaaacgcatttctgcttcacggcagaaataggcagggtggtggtacccactcgcgcggactcacaagaggtcctaccaccagtaaaaaattaattttatttattaataaaattattttacatctaTTATTACTCCAACTGTGATTGCATTTAAGATCACATTTTACGCTTCAAAAACAAGCAATGTATACAACCGAAGGTCAACGAACTCTTACATCAATTTTTGTcacagtgtaaaatttaaaccgggccattttttacattatttagcGTGCGACTTTTTACAAGCTGTATGCTAATAAAATCGAGGTTGCTCTCTCGACCTTCTTATCGAGAATTATCAACAACGGAgcttataaaaataatgttaatgtatAATTATTCATTTCTGTATTAACTTATAAGAAGATCGATTTTGAACCTGTACAGAACATAGAAATCTCACTGTTTGGATCAAATTCCGATTGCTAAATACAATGACAGTTAACCACAGCAATCGAAAGTGATCaagatgaaaaatataaaataaaaattaataacaactcTTCAGATCAGGACGCATTGCGGCATCGTGACACTAATACGAgggggtggtacctaaccgtgcgatCTCTTAAGACGCCTTATCACCTGAACTGACACCTATTTTCAATATTACAcaacgttattccttcatcgtggaatcaattcataaatatttatcaagtacatattgcattagaaaaattcgaACCTAGATGCATATGAACACCAGCATAGTCGCATACATTGGGCGTCTTATTTTTTAGGCCATAACGATGTTTTTCCAATTCTCTCCCAGGCGTATCGTGAACTCTTCCATTGGAACATAATACACACTAATACCACAAGTACTTAAGAGTATTTATGGTTTAATGATTCACCCATATCACTTACATTCGATCCAATCCGAATACAAAAGCGCTTTGAATGGTGCCCAATTAGCACTAACACAAACTGCACGTaacaaaacacaataaattaaatagttcatTTTGCGGAGTGATGACCTCGACACGTCCACGGCGTGACGCGGTCGCTGCATGAATGGACAACATCAGCCTTGTGTGCGCGTAATCAATTGAATTAGCGACTTGTCTTAATTTGATTACaggaaatcgaaaaaaaaacaatatttacgtATCAACGACATTATCCGGTTTCGCGAGCTCTGATATCTCTTTGTTCTTTATTTAtgctggtggcaggacctcttgtgagtctgcacgggtaggtaccaccaccccgcctatctctgccgtgaagcagtaatgcgtttcggtttgaagggtggaacagccgttgtaactatactgagaccttagaacttatatctcaaggtgggtggcgcagtttgcagatgtctatgggctctagtaaccacttaacaccaggtaggctgtgagatctTTCAgcaatctaagcaacaaaaaaattgacttAATGTGGATAAGCCCGTGAATAAACCCCGTGGATAGCACCGTCCACTTTATTAAATTAGACCGAAGTCTTCATTGCATTGTATAGCAGCTCCCACcacccccacccttcaaacaggaacgcatgactgctccacaataaaataagacaggTTTGTGGTATAAGTGAATAAGTTCATGTAGACTCAAGACAGACCCGTCcttgaattgttatttttcgGTGTACCTCTTCAACATCTTTATCcgtgactttaaaaaaaaaacttcatttcaCTAGTGCGGCAGCCTGTAAGCTATCTCGTGTTTTCATAAAAACTGTAGACCGATTACTAAAATTCTCATTGGCTGCTCTTAGATAATTTGACTTTCAATGCGAATGTTTTCTTTCTGCTATGAACACAAGTTAGGATTGATTTAAATAGCTCTCATATGATTCAGGACAGTCAGTGTGAAAATTCGCCTCTTAATCCTTATGGGAGGGTCCCCATGGAGGACCGTTCATTGTGGTGGACTATgagagaggcctacatccagcactggaatgggctgatgatgaatccTCATGAGGACCAAACTTAGGTAGGTACAGTAGCTTCGAAAAGTGCACggaaaatacaatcaaaaataGGTAATACagtttgtataaaatatgaCAAGATAGAACGTAACTGTGGTAATTAATTATCAAATCTAAGTTAATATGAACCAGCGCCTTCAAGTTAATTATTAGCAACTTAGATTCAAATAATCACTGTGCTATAAATCCTAAAGTATCCATGCAATAACCGTATGTATTATCAACGATTCGCCATATACCTATCCTTTTTATGGACTCATCCAGCTTTCAAAAATGCTCTTATCGGTTTTTCACAAAGCACAGATCGCAGCGTGTGTGCTCGAAGCTCATGTCTTTAGCTTCATCCATTAGCTGTTATTTAAACCGTTAATGGCACTGGCATTAGTCCCATTTAAACGTGATCAAAGACATCAGCGTGCAGAGCCAACAATCCGCCTTAGAAACTTATAATTAACTCACCTTAATTACCGGACAGCCGATGAAAGTTTTTAATTGACTTTACCTTATCCTTACCGGGGACGTACTCAAAAATTCGAAATCCTTTAATTGGTTTGGACAAACCCAAATAACTGTCAATCGCTTAACAACTTAAGCGGTGAAGTGAGTCtctatatttaatttactagcggcccgctccggctgcgctcgggtttttaacaaaaatttcaacgatatttgacgtagttttatttttttaaataaaagaacacttattgcggcataactatgatagttagacatatgctgtcgcggcaccttttgtaaataataatgtgttctacaaagtcgtaggacattattttattctatcatcaatagttttcacagggcacgcgaagtaaaaaatatcttaggtaatttttttacacctcgggtttcattattggagttttagtaaagatccctaatttttttcaaaaaagattatagcctatgtcactcggaaacagtgtagcttctaaacagtaaaagaatttttcaaatcggtttagtagtttcggagcctattcaatacaaacaaacaaacaaatctttcctctttataatattagtatagattacgtgCGAACCTCAGTACGAATTTGATGTTTAGAAATGGTTAATATTATGTACCTAATCAGTAAAGGGGAAATCTCGTGACCTTATAAATCTTAAAGGTCTGGAGAGATCTCTGGTCGGAACCACTAAAAGGAATTACTAAAAGTTGAAACATTTTCGCGAATCGTACgtaaatagatatataattaaaattactgtgACGGTAGCTGTCAGACAACACAAGGCAttcgacagatgcctgaatcacgccaacaacattttcaagataagcttgcatatatacaagcgaagtaaattgccCCTCCGTAATaaagtgacactctacaaaacttttgttacgccccgtcatgacctatgcaagtgtagtgttcgctcacgcggccc
The Bombyx mori chromosome 17, ASM3026992v2 DNA segment above includes these coding regions:
- the LOC101741009 gene encoding pancreatic triacylglycerol lipase is translated as MQRPRHAVDVSRSSLRKMNYLIYCVLLRAVCVSANWAPFKALLYSDWIECNHNKTLNLGVSEVQVYFYDFQNNFNTSYPIDVAVEGITSTYNLDVTRKLIFYVPGYKSQIDKNNPELVRQTFKDVQNTYLIIIDHSSYTSDRGGRFESYERSVSFVYYIGKALGKVLADLHNKGYPSKNIHCIGHSLGAQMLGHVGTTYTELTNEKVWRATGIDPAGPCFSNSLIQEQIRSGVAEYVEVYHCNAGELGTTAVLADIDFFMNKKGKKQPPCHEGLIPAKGDSDAAKCSHKECVKYYMLSVHHPTWYLAWACDKYDDFKHGKCAAHEVTIAGYHNPGNATGVFYVSTEGYGID